In a genomic window of Anoxybacter fermentans:
- a CDS encoding HutP family protein, producing the protein MTIESIDVAKAAIKLAISTRDEEKKLKEELKKSGIKAAAVDFGGDYFSSIRKIIERAIIAAKREGVIPDTHLGEGAVAGAAKEALAQISPRAEGFDVGGKIAITRSGEHLSVAAFFAIGLVHLNDVVIGLGHRSVYAD; encoded by the coding sequence GTGACCATTGAAAGTATTGATGTAGCAAAAGCTGCTATAAAACTTGCTATTTCCACCCGGGATGAAGAAAAAAAGTTAAAAGAAGAACTAAAAAAATCAGGGATTAAGGCAGCAGCCGTTGATTTTGGCGGAGATTACTTCAGTTCTATCCGGAAAATTATCGAACGAGCAATAATTGCTGCTAAAAGAGAAGGAGTTATTCCTGATACTCATTTAGGTGAAGGAGCTGTAGCCGGCGCAGCTAAAGAAGCTCTGGCCCAGATTAGCCCGAGAGCAGAAGGTTTTGACGTTGGAGGTAAAATTGCCATTACCCGGTCAGGTGAACATTTGAGTGTGGCTGCTTTCTTTGCTATAGGCCTGGTTCACCTAAATGACGTAGTTATCGGTTTAGGACATCGCTCCGTCTATGCTGACTAA